ATATTTTGTGTATTTTATCTACTTACTACTTTAATAGTTTCCTTTACTTTTTGAGCTGTATTTCGCGCCTTTGCTACATCACAATCCACAATGGTCACATGGCCCATCTTGCGGAAAGGTCGAGTCTGTTTCTTTCCATAGATGTGGGGCGTTACACCCTCCATAGCCATTATTTCATCTATATTTTCATATACGACGTCACCGGTGTGGCCTTCGGCACCGACAAGGTTAACCATAATACCGGCTACCTTGCTGTCCGTGTTCCCTAAAGGCAAATTTAGTACACAGCGTATGTGTTGTTCAAACTGGTTGGTGTAGCTCGCCTCTATACTGTAATGACCACTGTTATGCGGTCTTGGGGCCACTTCGTTCACCAGTACCTTGTCATCTTTGGTCTGAAACATTTCAACGGCCAACAGTCCCGTTAAGCCTATTTTTTCAGATACTTTTAAGGCAAGTTCACGGGCCTTAGTCGCGACCTTTCCATTAATACGCGCGGGGCAAATTACATATTCTACCTGATTTGCCTCTGGATGGAATTCCATTTCCACCACAGGATAGGTTCTTACATCTCCATTTTCATTTCTTGCAACGATTACGGCCAACTCATTTTTAAAGTCGATCATTTCTTCAGCAATACATTCGCCTGGGGGCAGACCTTCCAAATCTTCCATTTTCCGAACTACTTTTACGCCTTGGCCATCATAGCCAAATTGCGTGGCCTTCCAGATGAATGGAAGCTCCAATCCACCGTTCAGGACGCTATCTTCAATCTCACTTTTGTAGGCAAAACGGTGAAATTCGGCTGTGGGAATATCGTTGTCTACATAAAAAAGCTTTTGTTTTGCCTTGTTTTGAATGATACGTAATGCTTTGGGTTGGGGATATACTTTAATCCCTTCCTCTTCCAACTGCTCCAAAGCTTCAAGATTCACGTTCTCTATTTCAATGGTCAGGACATCTACTTTCTTACCAAAATTGTAAACATCATCAAAGTTCATTAAATCGCCCAATATGAATTCGTTGCAGGCAATTTTGCAGGGTGCATCTTTGGAAGACTCTAAGACCAAAGTGTAAATATCAAGTTTTCGGGTTTCATAGAGCATCATTTTGCCCAGTTGACCACCGCCTAAAATACCTAGCTTAAAATCAGAAGAAAAATAATCCATATCTAAAAGGGTCTTTTTAAATGAAATCAGACCTAATACGCCGTAAAAATACGCTTAAATTTAAGAATCCGATTCCCCAAAATCTAAAAAACACGGGGCAAAACGCTATCTTTGCCAACCTTAGTAATTTTTTAAAAATTGATACAACTCCACGACAAATATTTTAAGCGTTTTCTAAGCGAAAAGGAAATTTTGCTCGCTGTACAACGTGTTGCGGATCAGGTTGCGGCGGACTATAAGGATAAAACTCCAATTTTTGTTGGTGTTTTAAATGGCTCTTTTATGTTCGTGTCCGATTTTTTGAAAGCCTATCCACATCCATGTGAGGTTTCTTTCGTGAAGTTAAGCTCCTATCAAGGGCTCACGTCCACCGGTATTGTGGAAACCTTGTTGGATCTGCCCGATAATATTGAAGGAAGAAGCGTGATTATCCTAGAGGATATAATCGATACGGGGCGAACTTTGAAGGAATTGGTACATCTGTTTTCCAATACCAATGTAAAGGAGTTTAAAATAGCCAGTCTTTTTTACAAGGCGGAGGTCTATAATGGGGAGTATGCCATTGACTATTTTGGACTGGAAATTCCTGATCGATTTATTGTGGGATATGGATTGGATTATAAGGAACTAGGAAGAAATTTTAGAGAAGTTTACCAACTAAACCAAAAGCATATGATCAATCTTGTACTCTTTGGAAAACCAGGTGCCGGAAAAGGTACCCAGGCGCAATTCTTAAAAGAGCAGTACAATTTACAGCACATTTCTACTGGAGACGTTTTTCGTTATAATATCAAAAATGGAACTGATCTCGGTACTTTGGCGAAATCGTATATAGATAAGGGAGACTTGGTTCCGGACGAAGTAACCATTAAGATGTTAGAGGACGAAGTAGCCAAAAACCAAGAGGCGGACGGCTTTATATTCGATGGATTTCCTCGCACCGTCGCGCAAGCGGAGGCATTAGATAATTTCTTGGAATCCAAGGACATGAAAATCAACGCAACTATAGCTTTAGAGGCCAATGACGAGGTTTTGATCCAAAGACTCCTGGAAAGGGGCAAGGTGAGTGGCCGTACCGATGATCAGGATAAGGATAAAATTAGAAACCGTTTTGACGAATATAATTCTAAGACGGCTCCGCTAAAAACATATTATGAGGAACAAGGCAAGTTTCACAGTGTCAACGGAATCGGTACGATAGCCGAAATTACAGAACGGTTGACAAAAGTGATCGAGGGTCTCTAAACCAAACTACTTCATAAAAATAAAGAATGACCGAGGGTAATTTTGTCGACTATGTAAAGGTAAATCTGGCTTCTGGAAAAGGAGGCAAAGGTTCCGTGCATTTACATCGCGAGAAATTCATTACCAAAGGCGGACCCGATGGCGGGGATGGCGGCCGAGGCGGACACGTAATTATTCGCGGTAACGAGAATCTATGGACCTTGGTAAACTTTAAGTTTAAAAAGCATTTTAAGGCCGGTCATGGGGAACACGGAAGCAAAAGTCGTAGCACTGGAGCGGACGGAGAAGATGTTTATTTGGATGTGCCATTAGGAACGGTAGTGAAAAATCCAGAAACTAACAAAGTGCTTTTTGAGATTACGGAACATGGGGAGGAGAAGATTGTCCTTGAAGGTGGAATGGGAGGCCGTGGTAACTGGCACTTTAGATCCGCCACCAATCAAACCCCAAGATATGCCCAACCAGGGGTAGAGGGACAGGAAGGTGACTTTTTATTGGAACTTAAGGTTCTAGCGGATGTTGGCCTTGTTGGCTTTCCAAATGCAGGTAAATCTACCTTGTTATCGGTTATTACATCGGCAAAACCCAAAATTGCCGATTATGAGTTTACCACCTTGAAACCTAATCTGGGAATTGTGGAGTACCGCGATTTTAAGAGTTTTGTAATGGCGGATATTCCCGGGATTATTGAGGGTGCGGCAGAGGGGAAAGGATTGGGACATTATTTTCTAAGGCATATAGAACGTAACGCAACCTTATTATTTTTGATTCCTGCGGATAGTAAGGATATCGGTAAGGAATATGAAATTCTATTGGATGAGCTTAGGAGATACAATCCTGAATTACTGGACAAGCAACGATTGATTTGTATATCCAAAAGCGATATGTTGGATGATGAATTGATGTCCGAAATGCGGACGGAATTGGATAAAGATTTTAAGGGTACAAATTACATGTTCATATCCTCAGTGGCCCAAA
This sequence is a window from Maribacter aestuarii. Protein-coding genes within it:
- a CDS encoding 5-(carboxyamino)imidazole ribonucleotide synthase, which gives rise to MDYFSSDFKLGILGGGQLGKMMLYETRKLDIYTLVLESSKDAPCKIACNEFILGDLMNFDDVYNFGKKVDVLTIEIENVNLEALEQLEEEGIKVYPQPKALRIIQNKAKQKLFYVDNDIPTAEFHRFAYKSEIEDSVLNGGLELPFIWKATQFGYDGQGVKVVRKMEDLEGLPPGECIAEEMIDFKNELAVIVARNENGDVRTYPVVEMEFHPEANQVEYVICPARINGKVATKARELALKVSEKIGLTGLLAVEMFQTKDDKVLVNEVAPRPHNSGHYSIEASYTNQFEQHIRCVLNLPLGNTDSKVAGIMVNLVGAEGHTGDVVYENIDEIMAMEGVTPHIYGKKQTRPFRKMGHVTIVDCDVAKARNTAQKVKETIKVVSR
- a CDS encoding adenylate kinase, which translates into the protein MIQLHDKYFKRFLSEKEILLAVQRVADQVAADYKDKTPIFVGVLNGSFMFVSDFLKAYPHPCEVSFVKLSSYQGLTSTGIVETLLDLPDNIEGRSVIILEDIIDTGRTLKELVHLFSNTNVKEFKIASLFYKAEVYNGEYAIDYFGLEIPDRFIVGYGLDYKELGRNFREVYQLNQKHMINLVLFGKPGAGKGTQAQFLKEQYNLQHISTGDVFRYNIKNGTDLGTLAKSYIDKGDLVPDEVTIKMLEDEVAKNQEADGFIFDGFPRTVAQAEALDNFLESKDMKINATIALEANDEVLIQRLLERGKVSGRTDDQDKDKIRNRFDEYNSKTAPLKTYYEEQGKFHSVNGIGTIAEITERLTKVIEGL
- the obgE gene encoding GTPase ObgE; this translates as MTEGNFVDYVKVNLASGKGGKGSVHLHREKFITKGGPDGGDGGRGGHVIIRGNENLWTLVNFKFKKHFKAGHGEHGSKSRSTGADGEDVYLDVPLGTVVKNPETNKVLFEITEHGEEKIVLEGGMGGRGNWHFRSATNQTPRYAQPGVEGQEGDFLLELKVLADVGLVGFPNAGKSTLLSVITSAKPKIADYEFTTLKPNLGIVEYRDFKSFVMADIPGIIEGAAEGKGLGHYFLRHIERNATLLFLIPADSKDIGKEYEILLDELRRYNPELLDKQRLICISKSDMLDDELMSEMRTELDKDFKGTNYMFISSVAQMGIVELKDRLWEMLNS